A region of Streptomyces cinnamoneus DNA encodes the following proteins:
- a CDS encoding HpcH/HpaI aldolase/citrate lyase family protein, whose translation MRHFGHLAPAVRSGLFHREPGEFDAGSPARTLAVALGATLYSPATRGTLARDVRKQARRGVVSMVLCLEDSISDAEVAGAEENLVRQFAELAAGGTAEGLPLLFVRVREPRQITDLVRRLGPHVRLLSGFVLPKFTEDRGLPFLEALAGAEAGCGRRLFAMPVLESPELLHLETRTETLAGIARAVDKYRDRVLALRLGVTDFCSAYGLRRAPDMTAYDVKLVASVIADVVNVLGRADGSGFTVTGPVWEYFPQPERMFKPQLRRSPFAGPAEALRTALIEHDLDGLLREIQLDRANGLQGKTCIHPSHVAPVHALSVVSHEEFSDAEDILRPERDGGGVLRSAYTNKMNEVKPHRAWAERTMLRAEVFGVAREDVSFVELLAAGLQNV comes from the coding sequence ATGAGGCATTTCGGACACCTTGCGCCTGCGGTGCGGAGTGGGCTGTTCCACCGGGAGCCGGGTGAGTTCGACGCCGGCTCCCCCGCCCGTACGCTCGCCGTCGCCCTGGGCGCCACGCTCTACAGCCCCGCCACGCGCGGCACGCTCGCCCGGGACGTCCGCAAGCAGGCCCGGCGCGGCGTGGTCTCCATGGTGCTGTGCCTGGAGGACTCCATCAGCGACGCCGAGGTCGCCGGCGCGGAGGAGAACCTCGTCCGGCAGTTCGCCGAGCTGGCCGCGGGCGGCACGGCCGAAGGGCTCCCGCTGCTCTTCGTCAGAGTCCGCGAACCCCGCCAGATCACCGACCTCGTCCGGCGACTGGGCCCCCACGTGCGGCTCCTCTCCGGATTCGTGCTGCCCAAGTTCACCGAGGACCGCGGCCTTCCGTTCCTGGAGGCGCTGGCCGGCGCCGAAGCCGGCTGCGGACGGAGGCTCTTCGCCATGCCCGTCCTCGAATCGCCCGAACTGCTCCACCTGGAGACCCGCACCGAGACCCTGGCCGGCATCGCCCGCGCCGTCGACAAGTACCGCGACCGCGTCCTCGCCCTGCGGCTCGGCGTCACCGACTTCTGCTCCGCCTACGGGCTGCGCCGGGCGCCCGACATGACCGCCTACGACGTCAAGCTCGTCGCCTCCGTCATCGCCGACGTCGTCAACGTGCTCGGCCGCGCCGACGGCAGCGGCTTCACCGTCACCGGCCCCGTCTGGGAGTACTTCCCGCAGCCCGAGCGGATGTTCAAGCCCCAGCTGCGGCGCAGCCCCTTCGCCGGACCCGCCGAGGCGCTGCGCACCGCGCTCATCGAGCACGACCTGGACGGCCTCCTCCGTGAGATCCAGCTCGACCGCGCCAACGGCCTCCAGGGCAAGACCTGCATCCACCCCTCCCACGTCGCGCCCGTGCACGCCCTCTCGGTCGTCAGCCACGAGGAGTTCAGCGACGCGGAGGACATCCTGCGACCGGAAAGGGACGGTGGTGGAGTGCTGCGCTCCGCCTACACGAACAAGATGAACGAGGTGAAGCCGCACCGCGCCTGGGCCGAGCGGACCATGCTGCGCGCGGAGGTCTTCGGGGTGGCGCGGGAAGATGTGAGCTTCGTGGAACTGCTGGCGGCGGGGTTGCAGAACGTATGA
- a CDS encoding TerD family protein, with the protein MTHAMLKGSNIPLNARTVRAVLRWTPGPGIPDVDASALLLGDGGRVRSDEDFVFYNQPRHPSGLVRHLLKKRQLEGMTDTVEAELGALDASVARVVIAASADGGPFGLVRDLCVLLYDAEQVSAAVAGGTGAAGPTPLARFDVQPETGDETAMLCGELYRRGDGWKFRALGQGYASGLVGLATEFGITVEEGDGTDGARDADGVSASPEAPAAPEPVPDPAVPADEPVTVATSPVAAPGTGHGGYPPPPPMPPVIPPQPSYGYPPYPSAPAVPAAQPAYGYPQQHQSNHSPQPSYGYPPQRPVPDPAFRLPPQGPQFQPGR; encoded by the coding sequence ATGACGCACGCCATGCTCAAGGGGTCGAACATCCCGCTGAACGCCCGCACCGTACGGGCCGTACTGCGCTGGACGCCGGGCCCTGGCATCCCCGACGTGGACGCCTCCGCCCTGCTGCTGGGCGACGGGGGCCGCGTGCGCTCGGACGAGGACTTCGTCTTCTACAACCAGCCCCGGCACCCCTCCGGCCTCGTCCGGCACCTGCTGAAGAAACGGCAGCTGGAGGGGATGACCGACACGGTCGAGGCCGAGCTGGGCGCCCTCGACGCGTCCGTGGCCCGCGTCGTGATCGCCGCCTCGGCGGACGGCGGCCCCTTCGGGCTCGTGCGGGACCTGTGCGTGCTGCTCTACGACGCCGAGCAGGTCTCCGCCGCGGTGGCCGGGGGCACCGGGGCGGCCGGCCCCACGCCCCTCGCCCGCTTCGACGTCCAGCCGGAGACCGGCGACGAGACCGCCATGCTCTGCGGCGAGCTCTACCGGCGCGGGGACGGCTGGAAGTTCCGCGCGCTCGGCCAGGGCTACGCCTCGGGGCTGGTCGGCCTGGCCACGGAGTTCGGCATCACGGTCGAGGAGGGCGACGGCACGGACGGCGCGCGGGACGCGGACGGCGTGAGCGCCTCCCCCGAGGCCCCCGCGGCTCCCGAGCCCGTCCCCGACCCGGCCGTCCCCGCCGACGAGCCCGTGACCGTCGCCACGTCCCCCGTGGCGGCCCCGGGCACCGGGCACGGCGGCTACCCGCCGCCGCCCCCCATGCCGCCCGTGATCCCCCCGCAGCCGTCCTACGGCTATCCCCCCTACCCCTCGGCCCCGGCGGTCCCCGCGGCCCAGCCCGCCTACGGCTATCCCCAGCAGCACCAGTCGAACCACTCTCCGCAGCCGTCCTACGGTTACCCGCCGCAGCGGCCTGTGCCCGACCCGGCCTTCCGGCTGCCGCCCCAGGGCCCGCAGTTCCAGCCCGGCCGCTGA